The Bacillus rossius redtenbacheri isolate Brsri chromosome 5, Brsri_v3, whole genome shotgun sequence region aaactgaatctttaaaaattggatcataccatgtttcaccaacatcggaaaaaaatatatattacaaattttgatctctgtagtttattacatatccagttgttaTAACTACAtgcggccatctttgtattgtctcgtggtaataatgggattgaaagtgaaagattatatttttaaaatgtcacttaaaactagatgctgcgtggcatattgccgaaaacgaaaattagaggacgttggcctgtcgttctccattaagttgaaaattaaaaaaaaatatattatagtggaaaataaatataataaacagaattaaaattcattactaaacaatcatcagtttcaatctggctatataatttggactttactagtgcagaatTATATTCTATAAGTACACACTGTTGTAACTCAATATATAAACTGAAATGGTGGTCGTGCGGATAAAGGCGTAAAAAAAAGAGTACTATCTGGCCTGGTGTTCGTGTGTTCAAATCCACCTTGAACTGAGGGATCTTTTTTCTTTtacggaaatagtttaacgttcaattataaggactaacataaagcaatttcaCAATATCTGTATCCTTTAtcgaaaaactataaaatatggtgactacaaaggtgccaactatcacgcgctaaacctttctcaggttgtatctggctgtaattgtttcgttgtcaagttgcaaagaaatggtatgatcgcaagggttttgtttacaaatttaagcaaacgatcattactatgggagtggcgcctctccctttacttactctatgattACTTAGGCCATGGTTACATATAGACTCACTTTTTAATTTGTGaagatattatttatattacaaaaccACTTTGTACTTATGCGAAAATGGTGACTGCTATTGGATTGGAAGGAAGTGCAAATAAATTGGGAATTGGTATTATTAGGGATGGAAAGATTTTGGCGAACTGTCGTAGGACTTACATAACCCCACCAGGAGAAGGTAGGAGTATGAAAGCATGATCACAATGAACAGAAATAATGACAGTGTTGTGGCAATACTGTCGTTTAGAGGCTTTTGCGAAAGAAAAGAGTAAatattcccaattttttttttttcccacttcccagacatttaaaaataatatttttgaggtCTGTGACCCACTGACGTGATCAACCGCGCGCGACTGGCCTCGCCTCGTATTTTATATGTTGGTTTGTATGGCGAATAACTCACTGACGTGACGCGGCTCCCAAGTCTCGCGCAGCCAAGTTTTCACATGCGGCTGCACCGCGACAGAGCTGCCGCGCGCGGTTAGAACGGCAAGGTTATCAAATTGACAAAACTCACTGCTGCTGCAGTCGCGCGGGAATGCCTAACCTCACTGGGTGCCGAAGAAGTTTTGTTTTCGATATGGCAATGCCCGATAGTTTGATTGATACGGAACTCTTTAATTCTTGAAGTTGAAGACCAACTTGTAATATGGGACAGTAGTTGTAAGGATATGGACAAAAATGTATGGAAAAGAATTTGGAAAGAAGTAGTGTAGACAATTGCAGGAAAGGCTCTGTAGATGGAAGAAAAATAGATTCTTGGTAAGCGTCGATCATCATCAGAAAGCTCTATAGGTataatagttatttaatttttccacaaaGTATGTGTTGCATCAGTACAGCTGCAACTGAAATCTCTTAAACCTCCATGTCACTACTTACTTGAGTTTTTGGAGTCGCCGCTCATAATTGCTTATACAAGTCACGAGTTGAAGAACCATGTGTGGCTAGTCCCGCCAGTGGGTTATGGCTCTAATATTTTGTTATACTTGAAGTAGTTTGCCAGTAGATTACCGTCTTATTAACTGGTTAGgttatgtttacattttaaaactaCAATGATATTGTGAaaatggttggttgggttagctacattttttaatacttaaaaagAGTATGGATAGTTGGTTAGGTTTTGAAATTACTAATTTAAAATCTAGCTTTCTTAACTTGCCAACAATCTATTCTTACTTTTTTACAGCAGCCTATGTTTATTGTAAATCTAACCTAATGAACCGTACACATGAtttcataatgtagctaacctttccCAACTAACCATTTCCATATTTTTAAtctagctaacttaacctaatcgaCCGTTCTGCCAATTTGCAccatttttaatgtacctaactaACCTTACAACCATtacttaaaatggtaaactactgtTGAAACTACTTGAAGTACCTACACCACCATCCTCTTGAAGAATGATTCAAGAGATGCctggtagtgaaaaaaaaaaaaaggaagcattttgggatttttattctTCTCGTTTGAAAAGCATGAATGCTAATGGTAGAGTTAATGATGATGTTCACTCACTGCAAACTTACCAATCACtttttggctgccatcttggttgagatAGCAGTCAGATTTGTAGATTAGACATCTGTCAAATTTCTGTTGTAAGTAAAAATTATTCAACTCACAAATTTATCACCAGATGTTTCTAAAATTTATATGCTAAGAACATAATCACGACTTCACATATATTTTTCATATCTTCTATCTGTCTGACATGAAGTGAAGTTATCTATATCTTCCCCAAGAATGTAATAGCATCCAATATGTCAAGGTTTGGCGTTTCGAATGTAACTGGTGAGTGAACAGGAGTTTGCCAAAGTCAGAGAGCAGAGTGGGAGTAAAAATACTTTTGAATTTGGCCTCAGTTCACTTCTAGTTAATGTGAGATGGCATAAAGTTTTTCAGTGGTACACACAAATATATGGTAAAATTTCCATAATTTTCTCTGACCAATATTTCAAATTTTCCTcactaactttttttaaaaaacaatctacttatcttttaattttctaagagaaataaagaaaatccagcaTCTGTCATCCCGATAGATAGCCTAGTTCTCTCTTTTGAATTTTTCAATTtatcaaaactaattttaaaaaaaaactgtacaattAAAACCAGTAAGAATGCATATAACACAGATTTTAATGGATTGGGACcttttattccttcaaattactatcactgggatatttccatgacttttccaggattccAAGAAAATTCCCCAAGTCCAACTTCTCTGACCCATTCATTCCTCAGTGTTCCCTGGCTTTCAGGACTGCTGACACCCGGTCTCTCCACCACAGAGCTAGTTGCTCTTAGAagagcaatatatttttaatttaccgcctaccactataaaaatataaacatggtggactacatcccttttttttcaacacaaaatttttataagcatatatacaacatctgaaattaatttttctaagatggtctcgtggtcctgtggttagcgtcGGGGACTACCAATCCAGAGATGAAGGTTCGAATCCCCGCCGCCCGCCatcccatttttgtacttgtaaaaaataattctggCGCGCGCGACACCAGCGCTACCTAGCTTCCTAATTTAGAAACATCCACAcacccctccacgtgacgtcaacaaccacctgtggattccctccacgtggctcccggcaacgcccacccggccacgtggtgccacTCCCAGCTCCTGCCACGCCTACCCAGGACACGCGCTCAGACAACCACCTGTTTCCTTTGTTTACAGTGTAACAGTACCGGCACCCTCTCCCTACTGTTCAGGGTGTGCATGCGGTGCGCAGGGTTCCTCCCGCGCGAGACGGCGCAGCACCACCGCGCCCACGTGCTGGCCCTGCTGCGCGAGGCCCTGGACCGTGCCGGGGTGCAGCCTCGCGACGTGGACGTGGTCTGCTACACGAAGGGGCCTGGCATGGCCCCGCCCCTGCTCACGGTCGCCATCGTCGCCCGCACCATCGCGCTGCTGTGGGGCAAGCCCATCGTGGGCGTCAACCACTGCGTTGGCCGTATCCTTGCCGGCCATCGGACGTCCTGTCTTCGGTGTTCTGTGGCTTCTCAAAAATGACCAGTCCGGGCCTCTGCAAATCTATGAAAGTTTAGGAGCCAAACACAAAATATAGGAGCCAAATATAGGTTGCACTGTTGTCTGGTTGTAAATGTGCGATGCGGCCAAGCGTTTTGGGGCACACAGGTGCTGCATTCGTGGTGGGTGTGTCGGTCCAAGGTGGGGGAATACTGAAGACCGATATTtatgaattacttttttttttatcagcgaGATCATGTTTTGTGCACACTCCTTTAAATTCTGTCCCAATTTCTTGGACCCAATCATTTCTTTGTGACAAGGTTTTGTGACGTCAAAATTTGCTGAAGTTTTCCCAAACCACTGTATTGTTATATCTTGGTATCTTTTGGCAGAAGTTGGTCGTCAGCAAAGAAGTGTTAGGCCTCATGGCGACCTGGCGCCCAGGATTTGTGGAGTTCTGCTCTAGTTGattgctgggatggttccttactcTATGCCACAAGTGATTCCTTTTACCTCATTTCTAGATGTTGTGCCCAAGAGCAGTGATAACCCTTCCCAgcccaaattttatttaattttttagggtGTAGGTGTGTTAACTTGAATACTTGCGAACATgtgttaaactattttttttatcaaatgttaTATGACCAGTATTTGAGACCTTAAATTGGTAAATATTCCAAGCACACatactaatttaattttatgttttgcaaTTCCATACTTTCTTGTGCGATTGCCCCATTCGAAGAAGTATTCCTGGACCTACCCTTGGTTGTGGCTATTTCTTACCACCTTTCAGTCGACGAGAGGAAGCCCCCCAAGGAAAATGACAAAcgataatatttttaaagtcaCCTTGTGTTGACCTTTTCTCATCTTTGGTGTTGTGTAAAAGTTAAAGAACTAATAGTTTTTCTAGTTAATATACATGTATAAATTATAGTTCAACTGCAAAtagttaaaatttgtttttgcacTGATAGGATATTGCTTTGGTTAGGTTCAGTCCATTGTTTCTATAATATGCAGTTGTGAAAATGAAATTGGTACTACTTTGTACTACTTATTTACATTCCATTCAGCCTGTTTTCATGCCAGTTCCTTATTTAGGGAGAAGACAAAAATTATTAGTTGATATAATTTTTAGggtttattgcaattttttttaaataggtactTCTGGAACTGTACACATATAGAGCCatacaaaaaaagtattaaaaaaaacttaactaagCTTCATCCAGCTCAAATTACCTTCAGCACagcaatattacaaaaaataatataattacatagTTGTTTCTACACATATTAAatacttttgataaaaaaatatcattaacaTAGTaacattttgcaaatttttttttttttttttaatttctactgagaaagaatttttaaagtttgaGGTGATGGGCATTTATGAGTTTCATTGATGGATGTATAAAATGTTAGACTTGCAGTGATCTTTAGTTTCTAGTTTTGACACCAGAGTATATTAGTGACACTATCGCAGTTATAACATTATTGTAACCAGCTATGTGTGGAACTCCATTCAGTTGACGAAGTGAAGGAAGATAATTAATTAGTCTGTAAAACcatatagatttaaaaaaaaatttacaaaaagttTTAAACTATGTGTAATTCATAATGACTTGCAACAAATGTGCAAGATGAGAAGCGTTGAATAAACATAGCATGTATTCATAATGCTGTGTTATGTGTTTAGACAGTCAGAAATtgcacaataattttattttataacttattgctcataataattttgttaaggAAACAGGAAATTGCTGTAAAGGGGATTATGCCTTGACATCTtgctatttcaaatattttgatccGGCTTGTAATAACGCttcaagttaaaaaatttttgatcAACATCGCATAGTACTTAGTTGTGGCTACTTTTTTAagccaacacttgtgaactggtgtaattacagtacactcccgattatccgcgaaattaagtggcagggccaccgcgaaGAGTGAAAATcgtggataatccgcaaaagagccgaaaatgggaaacaaaaaaggaaacattaatttaaacatttttgtacagtaaaagttacaattaacagtaaacatttttaaatgatgctaaaattttagtattttactgaataattaacatacaatacatttcagtaatgtaaacataaaagtgctcaaccatacgactagaaacaaagtgcgacagagacaaaaatagcaatgcATGCCAGCCTGCtgtgtgagttccgagaaggcctgtggcgttttactgtatactgcacacaatacactcgtcagtaaagttcaaatttgctcacttgtaataaaatactgatttacatatgtgctgtattttttcgtagcatgcacggataatccgcaccgcggataattgggagtttactgtattatgATAGTTGTAATCAGCGTAATCGCCAGTGTGAAATAATTAGTTAATATCTTCACAGTGCTTTCAATATAGAGCCTGTTTGTAAATACATATGTGGGTGCAACTGTGTTCTGATGGTATATGAGATATGAATTATGCCTTGACATGCACAAAATTCGGATAAGAGTTAAAAACTAGGattatagcaaaaatatggaaaaattcaatatggtgggGCCTAATCCTCAAATGAAAACATTCTCCCAACCAGTTGGTACTGTAATATTGAGTTATAGCTCTGCTATTGAGATTGTGTGGTTTTCCGTATATGCTTGTTTGTATTGTATTGCTGTATATCAGGTGAATATGTTGATTGTTCCCTCGCCTTCAACCTCACTTGATTAAGTCCTCTGAGCTTTCTAATTGTTTGAATGACTTGCTGACGGTACGACCCTTGACGGAGCCCGTGTCAGACATAGAAATGGGTCGCCTGGTGACGAGGTGCGACAACCCCACCGTGCTATACGTCAGTGGGGGCAACACGCAGGTGATAGTGTACTCGCGGCGACGGTACCGCATCTTCGGGGAGACCATCGACATGGCGATCGGCAACTGCCTGGACCGGTTTGCCCGCCTGCTGATGCTGTCCAACGACCCCAGTCCCGGCTACAACGTCGAGCAGCTGGCCAAAAAGTGAGTCCAGTGGAGTTTTAGTTGGGTTCCGGTAccgatttgtagagacctgcagaatTTACATATCATCATACATTTTAACTGCATTGTCAATGGTTCATGAGTAGTTTTGACACGTCCTGTAGAACagtaaaccaataaaaaaatttacataattcaactgacccaatcacatgcaatccgaATGGATGGTAAAATATATCAGCGGCCATGAACAAAAGGCACAGACTGATTTGTGTAGTGTGTGTGGAGTTAGTTctggtaccagaaaataacaaaattttgaatCACCTAGGTTTGTAATAACGAAAATCCAAGTTAGTTGAAGAATTGGGAAAAACATACATAAGACAACTAACTTACAGAAAATTAACTTTTGTAATGAATAAAACAcgtttgaaatatatttacaagtTACAAACACATTATCACAGGTAACAAACACATGCCGATACTTATGTGTATGGCTTACTTCCTGGAGTACGGCTTGGGATTCATACCATCAGTCGATCACGTATCCTTTTGAGCATTttgcctattaatttttttttgttattttagtctGTCCAGGTTTTATTGAGATCAAGTTTAATGAGGTTCAATTGAAGTTTCATAAGAGTCTGCAGTCCTACAGCGCAGTAGTTCAGTTACCTAGAAACTCAAAACCGGTGGTCACCGTCTTTAACGACCTCGTTTCGTGTGAAACGTAGAGACTCGTCGGGATGTCGGCATCTTGTTTTTATGTGCATGCGCCGGTGTTGCGGATGCTCAGGGGCAAGAAGTTTGTGCCCATCCCGTACGTGGTGAAGGGCATGGACGTCTCGTTCTCCGGTCTGCTCTCCCACCTGGAGAAGCAGGCGCCCCTGCTGCTGGCCGGCGGGGAGTGCACCCGGGAGGACCTGTGCTTCAGCCTGCAGGAGACGGTGTTCGCCATGCTCGTCGAGATAACCGGTAGGGCACCGCTCTTCCTGGCGACCTGCCCGGGGTTGCTGCAGTTGTAGGAAACCTGGAATGATCAGGGAAATGAAAATGGTCCGGCATTACctggaaaagtaaaaaaaaataaatttctaaaacTTTTCCTGAATTCTTCTTGATGTAACAAAAGTGAAATGGAATACATGCTTCTGTCAACCTCTGCCCAACATGGTTGCCTTATAACCGTGACAAGCCTCATGCCCTGACAGTAACTTAAAAGTGTTTAATAAGCAACCTCCAACTTCAGTAAGGGTCATTGAGCATTTGTACGAAGTGCCATGGTCATGTGGTAAGGGGAGGGTAGCGTAGCTAGTTCCATACCAACCCAAGGTGTGACTGGCATTGGTTCACGGGTGTATAGTTAGTTAGTGATTACATGGCTAGGAGCCTCTCTTGAATCTTAAGAGGACCATCACCAGGAGTTGGTTATGTAAAATACTGGTCTACTAGTAGACAATGGGACAGAATTATTgtgagataaaaaaatatattaaatatatttatttttgtctaaCTAGCtgccaaatactttttttttttttttttttgtgacatacctAATGGAGATTTGTACATAAAAACTTAACTTCTCCAAGTTTATAACCAATGCTACCAATTATTTCATTACATGCACTACATATGTATGTTCAagagaaatttatttaaatttgttttgtcagtattttcaaacattttgagaatttatactcttaaataatataaaataaaattgagaaGAATTTTTGATAGTTGTGAAGTGGCCAACAGCATTATTTATAAGCTTTTAAACCATAAAAGCTGCAGTTGTTATGTGCAATGTCCCAAATTATAGACCATGTGACTTTAACAGTTTATTaggtaaaactaaaaatatagtatttttttttttttcagttcataaatattattttctttgtgAAAGGTTATTAGTAAACAGTTTTATACATAAATACTACTGTCTAAGCCAAATGACTTGGTGGCTAGCACATTTTGTTGTCCACTTGATTGACCTCATAACATCCTAATGGCTCATCTGTGTTTAGATGGATTGCTTCAGAAGTTTCCTGCAGTAATTGTGCCCTATACCCTGAAGGTTCACCTGCCAAGGCATATGGAATGGAAAGTTAAAGATAGGGTTTCACATCACACTTTTAAATAAAGGGCTGAAGGGGCAGAACCTCAAAGATCATTGGGTACTTGGGTGCTCCTTAATTGAAGGGGAGGTTGGGAAATAAGGAGCAACCCTTCCCTCTTTGGCAAGACGTGTTAGCCAACACGGCTATCAAGAACCCATTCTGTGACTGACCATGCAACATTCAACTTTTTTCAACCCTGCTTTTACCCAGGCCAACTGCAGCGAGGGAACGCTGGGTTTTGTGCGGCTGCTGACATTATCAAAGACCCAGCAATGGCATCACAAACTTGGGGTAGACATTCACGCATTAGGCCATTAAGATATGTAAATATCTGCGCTAGAAGTTATGAACAATCTCTGGCAATGGCAGTTTCTTTAAAGGAATATCACTTACAGCAATACTTGctgaaaaattttattaaaacttgtAGAAGCAGTTCATTGTTTATGCAATGCagcaatttcaaaataattgccaAACACATGGTAAATCGCCTTCCCGGTAAGCGAACTTTTTTTCTGCCAGGTGCAACACAATACTGAACACAGTGGCGAATACAGGAAGTTTTTTCAGTGGctgatatgaaatattttttttatatttgaataaagttaaaatttttgtatttaaaaaacttaagtcAACAACAAGGGGTTTTAATTTTTCATCATCATTCGCAACATGCACCACTTCCTTTGTAGTTTGTAGTTGAAGGTGTTGTAatagctcaccttgcatcacccataataactagggacaagattattatggtgaattgtgataaaaccgatatgacaccgaaaagcatgtcaaaacactgCATAGCACCAAAATGCAGATTATATCATGgcattaagtagcatttaaccaaaacttaatcaaaataaaataaaaaagttttaatgttaaaattcaaGAAATGTCTTCATTTCTGGACAAAAAATTGTGCCAAGTGTATGgatcaaaaaattaattcaatttgttttatttcacatctcttattgaatcagtTATAACTTATAAACCTTAAAatcttgctaatttatttttattctgaatgtatctgttttaaatcaatttattaaaaattattttactatattttggtggagtaagtaccTATTACAAAACAGATTTTATAAAGCTAACACCAAAatacttagttttaaaaaatgaaaatagactaaaaatgaaaccatataatcttgtctgtAATAATAACATAATACCGCCTTCaccaaaaatctttcaaattttttttttataactatgagTGTGGAGATATATACCCACTTTCCATCTGCCACCTACAGGACAGTATGTCAAATGGTTGTTGAATTGGTTACGATGACCagactagggttaccagacactgataacaaaaaaaaggaggacattcacctcgcaaaaggaggacatttcactaaaaaggaggacaatatattttttaaaaaaaaagccatgaattaattacaacgGAGTAcgatatttttcaatgttttggcatttaatacatacagtttcagtataaagaatcaaactaactatgcatatacagcatattaaaaacacgtgcttctgcatgtgctgctacctgtcaagctgtcatggAACTACTTACTAGAGGGGTGAGACTGCGGACAGTGCATTAGCGCGCACctcgcgctttactcagagtgtaactgcaggaattatctcactatATAacaaagccggacattttggagcattaaggaaaatccggccggacgtctggtaaccctagacGGGACGATACGGGCTGTGTGTGCAGAGCGCGCGATGGCGCACTGCGGCTCGCGGGAGGTGCTGGTGGTGGGCGGGGTTGGCTGCAACGAGCGCCTACAGCAGATGATGGGG contains the following coding sequences:
- the LOC134531775 gene encoding probable tRNA N6-adenosine threonylcarbamoyltransferase isoform X1, producing the protein MVTAIGLEGSANKLGIGIIRDGKILANCRRTYITPPGEGFLPRETAQHHRAHVLALLREALDRAGVQPRDVDVVCYTKGPGMAPPLLTVAIVARTIALLWGKPIVGVNHCVGHIEMGRLVTRCDNPTVLYVSGGNTQVIVYSRRRYRIFGETIDMAIGNCLDRFARLLMLSNDPSPGYNVEQLAKKGKKFVPIPYVVKGMDVSFSGLLSHLEKQAPLLLAGGECTREDLCFSLQETVFAMLVEITERAMAHCGSREVLVVGGVGCNERLQQMMGRMCEERGAVLHATDERYCIDNGAMIAQAGCEMFSSGQVTPWEETTVTQRFRTDEVEVTWR
- the LOC134531775 gene encoding probable tRNA N6-adenosine threonylcarbamoyltransferase isoform X2; amino-acid sequence: MRCAGFLPRETAQHHRAHVLALLREALDRAGVQPRDVDVVCYTKGPGMAPPLLTVAIVARTIALLWGKPIVGVNHCVGHIEMGRLVTRCDNPTVLYVSGGNTQVIVYSRRRYRIFGETIDMAIGNCLDRFARLLMLSNDPSPGYNVEQLAKKGKKFVPIPYVVKGMDVSFSGLLSHLEKQAPLLLAGGECTREDLCFSLQETVFAMLVEITERAMAHCGSREVLVVGGVGCNERLQQMMGRMCEERGAVLHATDERYCIDNGAMIAQAGCEMFSSGQVTPWEETTVTQRFRTDEVEVTWR